Proteins from one Parvibaculum lavamentivorans DS-1 genomic window:
- the mnhG gene encoding monovalent cation/H(+) antiporter subunit G codes for MDAFSLDLLRDIASGISFAVGSVFLLIGAFGLVRLPDVWSRLHAAGVVDTVGAELILLGMIIQAGFTQATLKLALIGLFLFVTSPTATHAVANASFIAGIRPMRLRRNETADVVGKKVKTETGS; via the coding sequence ATGGATGCTTTTTCACTCGATCTCCTGCGTGACATTGCGAGCGGCATTTCCTTCGCGGTTGGCAGCGTCTTCTTGCTGATCGGTGCTTTTGGGCTCGTCCGCCTGCCGGACGTCTGGTCGCGCCTTCACGCCGCCGGTGTCGTCGACACGGTAGGTGCCGAACTCATCCTCCTCGGCATGATCATTCAGGCGGGCTTCACACAGGCCACACTGAAACTCGCCCTTATCGGCCTCTTTCTCTTCGTGACGAGCCCCACTGCAACACATGCGGTGGCGAACGCGTCGTTCATCGCGGGCATTCGTCCCATGCGGCTGCGTCGCAACGAAACGGCGGACGTTGTGGGCAAAAAAGTCAAAACGGAGACGGGGTCATGA
- a CDS encoding monovalent cation/H+ antiporter complex subunit F, which yields MVMFLAVAAALFVAILLVLIRLFAGPTVYDRVLAVNTFGTLTVLFLSLLGFIGERPDFLDIAILYALINFVSTIAILKFFRYRALGQATLNTEDS from the coding sequence ATGGTCATGTTTCTCGCGGTTGCAGCGGCACTTTTTGTCGCGATCCTGCTCGTCCTGATAAGGCTTTTTGCCGGGCCGACGGTTTACGATCGCGTACTGGCGGTCAACACTTTCGGAACGCTGACCGTGCTCTTCCTCAGCCTTCTCGGATTCATCGGTGAACGTCCGGATTTCCTCGATATAGCCATCCTGTACGCACTCATCAATTTCGTCAGCACAATCGCAATTCTCAAATTCTTCCGCTATCGGGCCCTTGGCCAAGCGACGCTCAATACCGAGGATTCGTGA
- a CDS encoding Na+/H+ antiporter subunit E → MAKAVGLLVALFALWLALSGYFKPLLLTLGVLSCLFTVFLAFRMKLLDDEAVPIQLRPSLLLYWGWLGGEIFKSAVAVCRIILSRDMPVSQNLVAVDCPPKTEMGHVIFANSITLTPGTITVEAGNGKFLVQSLTDEGARPEGFAEMGRRVAHIEGR, encoded by the coding sequence ATGGCAAAAGCGGTTGGACTACTGGTAGCGCTCTTCGCCCTCTGGCTGGCTTTATCGGGATACTTCAAGCCATTACTGCTGACTCTCGGCGTACTTTCCTGCCTGTTTACCGTCTTCCTCGCATTCCGGATGAAGTTGCTCGACGACGAGGCGGTGCCGATTCAGCTGCGCCCGTCGCTGCTGCTCTATTGGGGATGGCTTGGGGGCGAAATCTTCAAATCGGCGGTTGCCGTATGCCGGATCATTCTTTCCCGCGACATGCCGGTCAGCCAAAATCTCGTTGCTGTCGACTGTCCTCCTAAAACGGAAATGGGTCACGTCATTTTCGCCAATTCGATCACGCTGACGCCCGGCACAATCACCGTCGAAGCCGGGAACGGCAAGTTTCTGGTCCAGTCCCTGACCGACGAAGGCGCCCGTCCCGAGGGGTTTGCCGAGATGGGTCGCCGTGTCGCCCATATCGAGGGACGTTGA
- a CDS encoding cold-shock protein: MRPIFEAKPLLTDRMSIVVGMEERLESATDPVDVSFEITGVVKWFDAVKGYGFIIPENGGDDVLVHLSCLKQAGLEALDEGTTVTCEAVRRPKGAQAIRVVDVDDTTAIKPTSGSARAASRSPVAGVVPIGDFEVAIVKWFNRARGYGFVTRGEGTPDIFIHMETLRRYGIRDLLPGQQINVRFGEGPKGLMVAEIAPE; this comes from the coding sequence GTGCGGCCAATATTTGAGGCCAAACCTTTGTTGACTGACCGGATGTCTATCGTGGTGGGGATGGAAGAGCGTTTAGAAAGTGCGACGGATCCCGTCGACGTGTCTTTCGAGATCACAGGCGTCGTTAAATGGTTTGATGCGGTCAAGGGGTACGGCTTCATCATTCCGGAAAACGGCGGGGACGATGTACTTGTACATTTGTCCTGCCTGAAGCAGGCCGGGCTCGAAGCGCTGGACGAGGGAACGACCGTTACCTGTGAGGCCGTACGACGGCCCAAGGGCGCCCAGGCTATTCGTGTCGTCGATGTCGATGATACGACCGCAATCAAACCAACATCTGGAAGCGCGCGTGCGGCGAGCCGCTCGCCAGTCGCAGGCGTCGTACCCATCGGCGATTTCGAGGTCGCGATCGTGAAGTGGTTCAACCGCGCGCGTGGCTATGGTTTCGTAACGCGGGGTGAGGGCACGCCGGATATTTTCATTCATATGGAGACGTTGCGCCGCTACGGCATTCGCGACTTGTTGCCCGGCCAGCAGATAAATGTGCGGTTCGGCGAGGGCCCAAAAGGGCTCATGGTGGCGGAAATCGCGCCGGAATAA
- a CDS encoding PaaI family thioesterase, producing MDNDDDNPPEGFVPSTSRGPYTSHNGPFFHKVTADGFVHGVRVKKRHCNSRGITHGGMLMAFADGLLGTAVWRETQTVALTVRMNSDFLSSARPGEWLEGTARVTKATKSVAFCEAELYVGGRAVLKASGVFKLMQRHKDVN from the coding sequence ATGGACAATGACGACGACAATCCGCCGGAAGGCTTCGTGCCTTCCACAAGCCGTGGCCCCTACACCAGCCACAACGGTCCGTTTTTTCATAAGGTTACGGCAGATGGCTTTGTGCATGGTGTGCGGGTCAAGAAACGGCACTGCAACTCGCGCGGCATCACACATGGCGGGATGCTGATGGCATTTGCCGATGGGCTTCTTGGAACAGCCGTCTGGCGGGAAACGCAGACCGTGGCGTTGACGGTCCGCATGAATTCGGACTTTCTGTCCTCCGCGCGGCCAGGCGAATGGCTCGAAGGCACCGCCCGGGTGACGAAGGCGACGAAGTCTGTGGCGTTCTGCGAGGCCGAGCTTTACGTCGGCGGGCGCGCCGTGTTGAAGGCCAGCGGCGTTTTCAAGCTGATGCAACGCCACAAGGACGTGAACTGA
- a CDS encoding ETC complex I subunit, whose protein sequence is MNLARARIYKPAKTAMQSGQAKTRKWVLEFEPGSARDVEPLMGWTSSRDTNAQVLLRFDSKEEAVAYAEKHGVEYQLFEPKPRRRTIKAYADNFKFGRQGLWTH, encoded by the coding sequence GTGAATTTGGCACGCGCGCGCATCTACAAACCCGCCAAAACGGCCATGCAGTCGGGCCAGGCGAAGACCAGGAAATGGGTTCTCGAGTTCGAGCCCGGCAGTGCGCGCGATGTGGAGCCATTGATGGGCTGGACGAGTTCCCGGGATACCAACGCCCAGGTGCTGCTCCGTTTCGACAGCAAGGAAGAGGCTGTCGCCTACGCGGAAAAGCACGGCGTCGAATATCAGTTGTTTGAGCCGAAGCCGCGGCGCCGGACGATCAAGGCCTATGCCGATAATTTCAAGTTCGGCCGGCAAGGCCTCTGGACCCACTAA
- the ligD gene encoding DNA ligase D — protein sequence MSRKSTSSLETYWAKRHFDETPEPRGKKARRKGHRYSIQMHHTRRLHYDLRLELDGVLKSWAITKGPSLDPSVKRLAVRTEDHPVDYIAFEGNIPEGHYGAGTVLLWDRGEWQPIGDPHEGLKKGKLAFEIHGERLKGRWALIRFKGERDPKRENWLLIKERDDVASSSKDPVEEYKTSVSSGRGKKEVSDAPDRVWEDGKAKKAKSKRVTSKGPKHPLPGFVEPALATLVDEPPSGDDWLFEMKYDGYRALASVTGEEVRIFTRSGLDWTERYGALGSAFSDLGLDGALIDGEIVVTDAKGRSSFSDLQRTLKGEKKGRLSFFAFDLLHSEGEDLRKRPLIERKKQLKALLGAAGKKGPVYYTDHVEGEGEMMLEALCTRGFEGVIAKRADRPYRSGRGKSWLKIKCQHEQEFVIVGWSPSERGRAFSSLLLALREDGELRYAGRVGTGFSEADLNALSKRFASLARRTSPLKGDVPAEIRRNVRWLRPELVAQIGFAEFTHDGAVRQARYLGLREDKPASAVTRESAVPVEKIEKMTATDKTSKDADDDAVIEGVRITHPDRILFPEQGVTKLALARYMQKAAPLMLPHLANRLLSLVRCPQGPQKKCFFQRHAGSSLPEGFKELPVKGSKERQDYLYLTDAKGLVAAAQMGVLELHLWGSHIDDVERPDRIVFDLDPDPDLPFDTVIEAARRMRNVLEALELQSYPMLTGGKGVHVVAPLVRRHEWPVVKAFTRALAERLEADAPERYVAKMTKSKRTGRIFIDYLRNDRSSTAIAPYSPRARKGAPVAWPVTWEELDEANSGGDVTIETAFAKRRTDPWKGYGSLRQSLKASALRALDVDA from the coding sequence ATGTCGCGCAAGAGTACGTCCAGCCTCGAAACCTATTGGGCGAAGCGTCATTTTGACGAAACACCTGAACCTCGCGGCAAGAAAGCGCGGCGCAAGGGCCATCGCTATTCGATCCAGATGCATCATACCCGTCGGCTGCACTACGACCTTCGCCTGGAACTCGATGGCGTTCTGAAGAGCTGGGCCATCACGAAAGGTCCGAGCCTCGATCCTTCTGTTAAGCGCCTCGCCGTCCGCACAGAGGATCACCCGGTCGACTACATCGCCTTTGAGGGAAACATCCCGGAAGGTCACTACGGCGCCGGGACGGTGCTTCTATGGGATCGCGGCGAATGGCAACCGATCGGCGATCCGCATGAAGGCCTGAAGAAAGGCAAGCTCGCTTTTGAAATTCATGGCGAGCGACTGAAAGGACGATGGGCACTCATCCGTTTCAAGGGCGAACGCGACCCGAAGCGGGAAAATTGGCTCCTCATAAAGGAGCGCGACGATGTCGCAAGCAGCAGCAAAGACCCTGTCGAAGAATACAAGACAAGCGTCTCTTCTGGTCGCGGCAAAAAGGAAGTCTCGGACGCACCCGATCGTGTCTGGGAAGACGGCAAGGCGAAGAAGGCCAAGTCGAAGCGGGTTACATCGAAGGGCCCGAAACATCCTTTGCCCGGCTTTGTCGAACCAGCCCTGGCAACGCTCGTGGATGAGCCACCGTCAGGAGATGATTGGCTGTTCGAAATGAAATACGACGGATACCGCGCTCTCGCCTCTGTAACGGGAGAAGAGGTCCGCATTTTCACCCGAAGCGGCCTCGATTGGACTGAACGCTACGGCGCACTTGGTTCTGCGTTTTCTGACCTTGGTCTTGATGGCGCGCTGATCGATGGTGAGATCGTCGTCACCGACGCGAAAGGCCGCTCGAGCTTCAGCGATCTGCAACGCACATTGAAAGGTGAGAAAAAGGGACGCTTGTCTTTTTTCGCCTTCGATCTCCTCCATTCCGAAGGCGAAGATCTGCGCAAAAGACCGTTGATCGAACGCAAGAAGCAGCTGAAAGCACTGCTCGGTGCGGCCGGGAAGAAAGGCCCCGTCTATTACACCGACCATGTGGAAGGTGAGGGAGAGATGATGCTCGAAGCGCTCTGCACGCGCGGCTTCGAAGGGGTGATCGCCAAACGCGCCGACCGGCCGTATCGCTCCGGACGTGGAAAGTCCTGGCTGAAGATCAAATGCCAGCATGAACAGGAGTTCGTCATTGTCGGTTGGTCTCCCTCGGAGCGCGGCCGGGCATTCTCCTCGCTCCTGCTGGCTCTTCGGGAGGATGGCGAGCTACGCTATGCAGGCAGGGTCGGCACAGGCTTTTCCGAGGCCGACCTGAATGCACTTTCAAAGCGTTTCGCCTCTTTGGCGCGGCGCACCTCACCGCTCAAGGGCGATGTGCCCGCCGAGATCAGGCGCAACGTGCGTTGGCTGCGGCCCGAACTCGTGGCCCAGATCGGATTTGCCGAGTTTACCCATGACGGCGCCGTGCGGCAGGCGCGCTACTTGGGCTTGCGCGAGGACAAGCCCGCAAGTGCCGTCACGCGCGAGAGCGCCGTTCCGGTGGAGAAGATCGAAAAAATGACAGCAACCGACAAAACCTCGAAAGATGCCGACGACGACGCAGTCATTGAAGGTGTCCGTATCACTCATCCGGACCGCATTCTTTTTCCAGAGCAAGGCGTCACCAAACTCGCGCTCGCGCGATACATGCAAAAAGCCGCACCGCTTATGCTGCCGCACCTGGCAAACCGCCTGCTCAGTCTCGTGCGTTGCCCGCAGGGACCGCAGAAAAAATGTTTCTTCCAGCGACATGCCGGCTCGAGCCTTCCCGAAGGCTTCAAGGAACTGCCGGTAAAGGGATCGAAAGAACGGCAGGACTATCTCTATCTGACGGATGCCAAGGGCCTTGTCGCCGCCGCACAAATGGGTGTGCTGGAGCTCCATCTGTGGGGCTCTCATATCGACGATGTCGAACGCCCTGACAGGATTGTTTTCGATCTCGATCCGGACCCCGATCTCCCTTTCGACACGGTGATCGAAGCCGCGCGGCGAATGCGCAATGTGCTGGAAGCTCTGGAGCTGCAGAGTTATCCCATGCTTACCGGTGGCAAGGGCGTCCACGTCGTCGCGCCTTTGGTGCGCCGCCATGAATGGCCGGTCGTGAAGGCTTTCACGCGTGCGCTCGCTGAGCGGCTGGAGGCAGACGCCCCGGAGCGTTATGTCGCGAAAATGACCAAATCAAAGCGCACCGGCCGCATATTCATCGACTACCTGCGAAATGACCGCTCATCTACCGCCATCGCGCCCTACTCGCCCCGCGCACGAAAAGGAGCGCCGGTCGCATGGCCGGTAACCTGGGAGGAACTCGACGAGGCGAACTCCGGGGGCGACGTGACGATAGAAACTGCCTTTGCCAAGCGCCGCACCGATCCATGGAAGGGTTATGGCTCCCTTCGACAGTCACTCAAGGCATCGGCCTTGCGTGCACTCGATGTCGACGCCTGA
- a CDS encoding Ku protein, with protein MAKRSTSTRSAAEKKTTPRSKARKKSPAAAITSARAAWSGNIRLALVSLPVKIFPATKTGARIEFHQIHEPSGKRIRYQKVVPGIGPVDMDEIVKGFELEKGHYVLLEQDEIENLKLETKRTLDLVQFVKQGEIEPLWFDRPYYVVPDDNLAEEGYRVLRDALRASGKVGIGQFVMRGREHIATLKPCGNGLLLETLRFSDEVRSATPYFTASDDEEPEKELLSLAEELIERKTAPFEPREFKDQYTEAVRELIDAKAKKKKPVAVAEEEAPGGAEVIDLVEALKRSVKGGSKTGSAKRAPAKRKAG; from the coding sequence ATGGCAAAACGCAGCACATCCACCCGCAGCGCCGCGGAAAAAAAAACGACACCCAGAAGCAAGGCTCGAAAGAAGTCGCCCGCGGCGGCTATCACGTCGGCTCGCGCCGCATGGAGCGGGAACATACGGCTGGCGCTCGTCTCGCTGCCGGTGAAAATTTTTCCCGCTACAAAGACCGGTGCGCGCATTGAATTTCATCAGATCCACGAGCCCTCGGGCAAACGTATCCGTTATCAGAAGGTCGTGCCCGGCATAGGCCCTGTCGACATGGACGAAATCGTCAAGGGCTTCGAGTTGGAAAAAGGCCATTATGTCCTGCTGGAACAAGACGAGATCGAAAACCTGAAACTCGAAACCAAGAGAACCCTCGATCTCGTCCAGTTTGTTAAACAGGGCGAAATTGAGCCTTTGTGGTTCGACCGTCCTTACTACGTCGTGCCCGACGACAATCTGGCGGAAGAAGGCTACCGCGTTCTCCGCGATGCATTGCGCGCCTCCGGCAAGGTAGGCATCGGACAGTTCGTCATGCGGGGTCGCGAGCATATCGCCACATTGAAACCCTGCGGAAATGGTCTCCTGCTCGAGACACTGCGCTTTTCCGACGAAGTCCGAAGCGCCACCCCCTACTTCACGGCATCGGACGACGAAGAGCCTGAGAAAGAGCTGCTGTCTCTTGCCGAAGAGCTCATTGAGCGCAAGACCGCGCCTTTCGAGCCGCGGGAGTTCAAGGATCAGTACACTGAAGCCGTCCGTGAATTGATAGATGCCAAGGCAAAGAAAAAGAAACCAGTTGCAGTGGCAGAAGAAGAAGCACCAGGCGGCGCCGAAGTTATCGATCTTGTCGAAGCGTTGAAGCGGTCTGTCAAAGGCGGCAGCAAGACGGGATCGGCGAAGCGCGCGCCAGCGAAGCGCAAGGCAGGTTAG
- a CDS encoding BON domain-containing protein, which translates to MEWRRRVLVFQVSWRADPEAEVGKEKENYNPDKERPGYGISNTDYESVHGEEDGGLPNPKEPASAGTVQHEVEKRLIDAAGLDSSGIAVAVSGGNVRISGVVQTDAERKLAEEAASSTPNVVRVENDLTIEPENDGSGEK; encoded by the coding sequence TTGGAATGGCGCCGGAGAGTTCTAGTTTTTCAGGTGAGCTGGCGGGCCGATCCGGAGGCGGAAGTGGGTAAAGAGAAAGAAAACTACAATCCCGATAAAGAGAGACCCGGCTACGGCATCTCCAACACCGACTATGAGTCCGTTCATGGCGAAGAAGATGGCGGGCTGCCTAATCCAAAAGAGCCTGCTTCTGCCGGGACGGTCCAGCATGAAGTGGAAAAGCGGTTGATTGATGCCGCAGGGCTCGATTCATCGGGAATCGCTGTCGCCGTTTCAGGCGGAAATGTGAGGATCAGCGGCGTTGTGCAGACCGACGCTGAACGCAAACTCGCCGAGGAGGCTGCTTCAAGCACCCCCAATGTCGTCAGGGTTGAGAATGACCTGACAATTGAGCCTGAAAATGACGGTTCTGGCGAAAAATAA
- a CDS encoding tetratricopeptide repeat protein, whose product MRDIGDRSAAAMVPGQRFDTRLFGGLFLLTIFIIAFSAGAWAADKVLADPTKPDPSIEGAPNEESGQDLYTRGFYPQALAEWKRAVEQNKDPGAAFRLGEEHFDAKVVERDVETAIKYYFIGALGGDKRAQMDLASMYDKGWGVPQDLQKAAQWYEAAAKQGLESSQYNIATMYEEGVGVEADKVKAYQYYQLAIQGGFPKFATEAIENLAENMTPAEIKKASIMARDFQPLTREQSAAEVQSFAEVEKAGRAE is encoded by the coding sequence ATGCGTGATATAGGAGACCGATCTGCGGCCGCAATGGTGCCCGGACAGCGTTTTGACACTCGTCTGTTCGGTGGGCTGTTTCTGCTGACGATATTCATCATTGCATTCAGTGCGGGCGCCTGGGCGGCCGACAAAGTTTTGGCGGATCCGACCAAGCCCGACCCGTCCATCGAGGGGGCGCCCAACGAGGAATCCGGTCAGGATCTCTATACGCGCGGCTTTTACCCGCAAGCGCTGGCCGAGTGGAAACGAGCCGTCGAACAGAACAAGGATCCGGGGGCGGCGTTTCGGCTGGGTGAAGAGCATTTCGACGCGAAAGTCGTCGAGCGAGACGTAGAGACCGCCATCAAATATTACTTCATAGGCGCTCTTGGCGGTGACAAGAGGGCGCAGATGGACCTTGCCTCCATGTATGACAAGGGCTGGGGCGTACCGCAGGATTTGCAGAAGGCTGCCCAATGGTATGAGGCGGCGGCGAAGCAGGGACTTGAGAGTTCCCAGTATAATATCGCCACGATGTACGAAGAGGGTGTGGGGGTCGAGGCCGACAAGGTCAAGGCATACCAATATTATCAACTCGCCATCCAAGGCGGTTTCCCCAAGTTTGCGACAGAGGCAATCGAAAATCTCGCGGAAAACATGACGCCTGCCGAAATCAAGAAGGCAAGCATCATGGCTCGCGATTTCCAACCGTTGACGCGCGAGCAAAGCGCGGCGGAAGTTCAAAGCTTTGCTGAAGTCGAAAAAGCCGGTCGCGCCGAGTAA
- a CDS encoding D-arabinono-1,4-lactone oxidase, protein MTDVWSNWSGWVKAWPRALAAPSTEEEVAELLRSAVSPIRVAGRGHSFTPLVESSGTILTLWGLRGVVDHDETGQTARIKAGTTIQDLGPELFERGLALINQGDIDRQALAGAVGTGTHGTGGGLGSISAAVRGFRLATASGDILTCNATENPDVFDAGRVSFGSLGVMTEITMQCRPIYALEETGGRMPIAEALSRAPELRDANRHFEFFWFPFADHALVKILKETDKEARPRRRRPDGEMARDDKTMMWACEASRLLPFLRGPIQKFMTSASGSRYSGGETVNGEQKTKVRWSHDAFPSDRNVRFNEMEYAVPAEKGPECIREVGEYMRKCGINFLFPLEFRYVAADDAWLSPFYKRDSVTISVHQYHRQTYKELFAGVEEIFRRYEGRPHWGKLHTLGASDFAALYPKWDDFCALRRRLDPTGKFLNAHLKRIFGEE, encoded by the coding sequence ATGACGGACGTCTGGTCGAACTGGTCTGGTTGGGTGAAAGCATGGCCGAGAGCGCTCGCCGCGCCTTCGACCGAGGAAGAGGTGGCCGAGCTGCTGCGGAGTGCCGTATCGCCCATCAGGGTTGCCGGCAGGGGACACTCATTCACGCCACTTGTCGAGAGCAGCGGGACAATTCTGACGTTATGGGGCTTGCGAGGTGTCGTGGACCATGACGAGACAGGGCAGACAGCACGGATCAAGGCTGGCACGACGATTCAGGATCTCGGGCCGGAGCTTTTCGAACGGGGGCTGGCGCTCATCAATCAGGGCGACATCGACAGGCAGGCTCTGGCGGGCGCTGTCGGGACCGGCACCCACGGAACGGGCGGCGGTCTGGGCTCCATTTCGGCGGCCGTTCGTGGCTTTCGTCTTGCGACGGCGAGCGGCGATATCCTCACCTGCAATGCCACCGAGAACCCGGATGTCTTCGACGCCGGGCGTGTGAGCTTCGGCAGTCTCGGCGTTATGACCGAGATCACCATGCAATGCCGGCCTATCTATGCTCTGGAGGAGACGGGCGGCCGGATGCCGATTGCCGAAGCCTTGTCCCGCGCGCCCGAATTGCGCGATGCGAACCGGCATTTCGAGTTCTTCTGGTTTCCGTTTGCCGATCATGCCTTGGTGAAAATACTGAAGGAGACGGACAAGGAAGCACGGCCTCGCCGCCGCAGGCCCGATGGCGAGATGGCGCGTGACGACAAGACGATGATGTGGGCTTGCGAAGCTTCGCGCCTGCTGCCTTTCCTGCGGGGACCGATTCAGAAATTCATGACCTCGGCAAGCGGGTCACGCTATTCCGGCGGTGAAACGGTAAACGGGGAACAGAAGACGAAAGTCCGATGGTCGCATGATGCGTTTCCAAGCGACCGGAATGTGCGGTTCAATGAAATGGAATATGCCGTTCCTGCGGAAAAAGGACCGGAATGTATTCGCGAGGTGGGCGAGTACATGCGGAAATGCGGAATCAATTTTCTGTTTCCGCTCGAGTTCCGCTACGTGGCGGCGGATGACGCCTGGCTTAGCCCTTTCTACAAACGCGACAGTGTCACGATTTCGGTGCACCAATACCACCGGCAGACCTACAAGGAGCTCTTCGCCGGCGTTGAAGAGATATTCCGCCGCTACGAGGGCCGTCCGCATTGGGGAAAGCTGCACACGCTCGGCGCATCCGATTTCGCAGCACTTTATCCGAAGTGGGACGATTTTTGCGCGTTGAGAAGGCGGCTCGATCCAACCGGCAAGTTTCTCAACGCTCATCTCAAACGCATTTTCGGCGAGGAGTGA
- a CDS encoding acetyl-CoA carboxylase biotin carboxyl carrier protein subunit: MATVEVKSEIAGKVWKIETKSGDTLEEEDPILILESMKMEIPVCAPADCKLVEILVAEEESVAEGQIVAIVEEV, encoded by the coding sequence ATGGCAACGGTCGAAGTAAAGAGTGAGATCGCCGGCAAGGTCTGGAAGATCGAAACGAAATCCGGAGACACGCTGGAAGAAGAAGACCCCATCCTCATCCTCGAGTCGATGAAGATGGAGATTCCGGTTTGCGCGCCCGCGGATTGCAAGCTGGTCGAAATCCTGGTTGCCGAGGAAGAGTCCGTCGCCGAAGGCCAGATCGTCGCAATCGTCGAGGAGGTGTAA
- the metC gene encoding cystathionine beta-lyase, translated as MKKKQDTLIVTAGRDPEANFGIVNPPVYHASTVLYPTLEAVKTRAQPVTYGRRGTPTTFALQDAIAELEGGYRSLLTPSGLAAVTTALLAHLKSGDHLLMTDSVYEPSRQFCDKVLTRYGIDVEYYDPRIGAGIAALIRPETKVIFTEAPGSVTFEVQDIPAIAAAAHGADALLMMDNTWASPLYFKPFEHGVDVSIQAVTKYLCGHSDVMMGAITTTEAAWNETLATHGALGVCTGPDDIYLVLRGIRTLSVRLERHMETGLKLARWLAARPEVTRVIHPALPDHPDHAIWKRDFTGASGLFSIELIPCSEAALAAFLDGLELFGMGYSWGGFESLIIPQYPAKIRTATKWNGTGQILRLHAGLEDADDLIADLEAGFERFHTA; from the coding sequence ATGAAGAAAAAGCAGGACACGCTGATCGTGACCGCAGGCCGCGATCCCGAAGCGAACTTCGGTATCGTCAATCCGCCGGTTTATCACGCTTCAACTGTGCTTTATCCGACTCTCGAAGCTGTGAAGACGCGCGCGCAGCCAGTCACCTATGGGCGGCGCGGCACGCCTACGACCTTTGCGCTTCAGGACGCCATAGCCGAACTTGAAGGCGGCTATCGCTCGCTGCTCACGCCCTCCGGCCTCGCCGCCGTCACCACCGCCTTGCTGGCTCATCTGAAGAGCGGCGATCACCTGTTGATGACCGACAGCGTGTATGAACCCTCCCGCCAGTTCTGCGACAAGGTGCTGACGCGCTATGGCATAGATGTCGAATATTACGATCCCCGCATCGGCGCCGGCATCGCCGCGCTTATCCGCCCCGAGACGAAAGTGATATTCACGGAAGCCCCCGGCTCCGTCACATTCGAGGTGCAGGATATTCCCGCCATCGCAGCTGCGGCTCATGGGGCGGATGCCCTGCTGATGATGGACAATACCTGGGCCTCACCGCTTTATTTCAAGCCGTTCGAGCATGGCGTCGATGTCTCGATCCAGGCGGTGACGAAGTATCTCTGCGGTCACTCCGACGTGATGATGGGCGCTATCACCACCACCGAAGCAGCCTGGAACGAAACGCTTGCGACGCATGGCGCGCTCGGTGTTTGCACGGGCCCTGATGACATCTATCTCGTGCTGCGCGGCATACGCACATTGTCGGTCCGCCTCGAACGGCACATGGAAACAGGCCTCAAACTGGCCCGCTGGCTTGCCGCACGGCCGGAAGTCACGCGGGTCATTCACCCTGCTCTGCCCGATCATCCCGACCACGCAATCTGGAAGCGCGATTTCACGGGCGCCAGCGGCCTTTTTTCCATTGAACTCATCCCATGTTCCGAAGCGGCGCTCGCGGCATTCCTCGACGGTCTTGAACTGTTCGGCATGGGTTATTCATGGGGTGGCTTCGAGAGCCTGATCATTCCGCAATATCCGGCGAAAATCCGCACCGCGACGAAGTGGAACGGTACCGGCCAAATACTACGCCTTCATGCCGGGCTGGAAGACGCGGACGACCTGATTGCCGATTTGGAAGCAGGCTTTGAACGCTTTCACACCGCATGA